In Takifugu flavidus isolate HTHZ2018 chromosome 1, ASM371156v2, whole genome shotgun sequence, the DNA window GGCTTTCCACTGCCTCCACTCGGGTGCAGGTTTTGACTGCTCCCAGACACAGTCCATGTGCTTGTGCCAGGATCTAGCACTGTTAGTGCTGACTTTGTTGCTGGTCTATATACTGTGCTCCTATAATCTGAGATCTCACCAAAGCCACAGAAATATATAGTTCACTGATATAAAATCCGCACTCTGTTTTCCCACAAGGCATCTCATTATTTTCGCCATTTTTTATATTTGTCTACGTCCTGATTAATGTTTTCCCTCCAACTTGAATCAAAGAAACTCTCAACCCTTTGTAAGAGTTTGAGCTGTTAGGATTCTGGCATACTTCATTTCCCCCAACATACCCTCTTATAATTTCTCCTTCAGCGGTTGAACTTTATTCGCTCCAAGACACAGAAATTTaaggataaaataaaaataggcaCTTCCCATTAAATTTCAAATTTATGGATAGCGGGATTCTTTCTCTACCAATCACATTTGAGCCTGGTCTAGATTCTGACCAATAGTGTACAGCTGTGGGCGGGACAGGGGTGATGCTAGTTTATAAATACCAGCTCCGTCCTCCAGTTGTTTTAATCAACGGACAGGTTCGAGGGCTGTAACGTTTGGCGATCTTCCGGAAAGTAAACACAAAAGGTACTGAGAACTCTTAATATTGCCAACGAAAGCTATGAACGATCATCACTGATTTGAGTAATaagttgtgtctttgttttgagGTCGATTTAACCTTAAAATTCTGTTGGGCGAGTGTTATAAGTACATAACTTGGTTCACAACAAAACGGCGCGCTAACTGTTAGCTGGTCGGCTAATCTCTAACTACAACATAAGTGTTGCAAAGTAACATGATCACAGAAGCATACAAATGTATAGTTCGGCTTTATTGTAGTCATATGATGGCTTTAATGTAATTGTACACAATTAGGGGCGATAAAATGATACAAAGTAGGGTCGTTGCTAGCTGGCGCCATTTTGAGTGAGTAAGCCACCGATAACTTTGCTAAGAGCAATGAAACGTGCACCTTCCCTTTAGTTTAATGGTGGCGATATCAGCATAGGCTTTTACTATATGGAAACACCTCGGTGTGGTCGATGGTTCTTTAGGGTTCTGCGTAGATATTGGgtagtaaataataataataatcgcgGTTGATGGTAAACTGCGCATCGATGTTGACACTAAAACGGATAAAGCTAATATAGATATCAAGGATATTACATTTAGCTGGCGTCTAAAACGGGAAGTGACTCATTCCAACGTCAGTGGTAATATTTGCAGCATGTGACGTAATCGtgaacatggggggggggggtacatcaATATATACATGTGTAAAACcagaaatgtaattaaaactgGCTTTGTTTTCAGAACGAAAGTATGGCTCGTACCAAGCAGACCGCTCGTAAATCCACCGGAGGAAAGGCTCCGAGAAAGCAGTTGGCCACCAAAGCTGCCAGGAAGAGTGCGCCATCTACCGGGGGAGTGAAGAAACCGCACAGATACAGGTAGAGTATGGACAAACAAAAGAACCAGTGAGAAGAATTAAAAGATGCCACAATTTGTGCACAAACGGATCTTGAAGGAGGATGATGTCTCTCTTTGCAGGCCCGGTACTGTTGCTCTGCGTGAGATCCGTAGGTACCAGAAGTCCACTGAGTTGCTCATCAGGAAGCTGCCTTTCCAGCGACTTGTCAGAGAAATTGCACAGGATTTCAAGACAGATCTGCGTTTCCAGAGTGCAGCTATTGGAGCCCTGCAGGTAGGAAACTCCTTATTTAACATCTCAAATTGTATCTTTAACTCTTCAGAACacactgatttgattttttttttgtgtgtgttttgtaggaAGCAAGTGAGGCATACTTGGTTGGATTGTTTGAGGACACCAATCTGTGTGCCATTCATGCAAAGAGGGTTACCATCATGCCCAAAGATATTCAGCTGGCCAGGCGAATTAGAGGGGAGCGTGCATAAGCGTGGATCTTGTTTTTACTTGGGGCGGGTTGGCCTGAATTAGGTCTAGTTTTTGTAAATCAAACATTTACCAGCATGTGTGCCACCTATCTTTTTTGTACTTTCACTTCATTAACTATTCTATTCCTTGTAGTGTAGAACTTCATTCCCGTAAATGCTGTAATAAAAATATTACAACTCTCAGGTTTTTCCAATTCGTAAGTCTTTTTCTGTTCTGTATTCAGTCTGCATGTCATAACTTTGTTCATGCTGTAAATAAACTATCTGCTACCTCAGATtctgattttgtatttattgCTAGAACTCGAGCTGCTTGTATTTGACCGCCTTCCAGTTTGGTATAGACACTGTTGCCTGTAATGTCTAAACACAAGTATATTACAAATACAGACGTATGTCCATAGGTTCCATTTATTCTTCGTCTGAAGACTCGAATAATCTTTCATCAAGGTTTCTGTCAACATCAGTTTCTTCTCTTCGTGCACACCACAAAATGACACCGAGTAAAAAAAGGCTAATGGGGAGGACCTTCCACCAGGGTCGCTCGTATCGACTCCCCAGTGAGCTGTCAACTTTCCACGTCTTGTGACTGGCTTTACTAGTAGAGAACTTGATGGGTTCGTCCTTTCCTTTACTGTCATCTGTGGACTTGGCTGACAGCTGAGAGCCCACCACCAGTAAGCGTATACTTGTCAACCTGAGTACAAAATATAGACAATAATGAATATTCCATACTTTGCCTGGCCTTATTCAAGGGGTCAATTGATAAAATAACATGTATGTTGATAGTATGTTACACAAATAGTTTACAGTAACTTATAACGCAAAAATCAATTTACTGTCTCCACTAGTACATGTCTAGTGTAGTGTTTATAGTGTTATATTCGAATATTTTATTCTAACTTACTTTTCTGTCTGTGATGCTGTAATATAATCTAATAAGATATGACACTGTAATATCCCCAATGAATACAGCTTTTAATCTATCCTAAGGCGTGTTTTGGCTTTGTCCTTTTCTTCCCCCTGGCTGTCAGCATATTTATGTTAAAAGTTAAGTGGTTTGTCCGGATCATTCATTCTATTTCATCACTGTCCGTAGAAAAAATACGCCATGTATTGAACGTACTGATCCGTTGTCACTCCATGACAGAATTGTGTCTTCAAAACAAATTTCAGTGAGGTAAATGTTATCTTACCTTTGCGTGGACTTAGCGTTACAAAAATATATTCTTTTGGAAGTGTGTAAAAGACCCGTCAGAGCTCGTCCTGCTGACATGGTGACCCGGTGTTCATATTCTCACACAaagctaaaaaagaaaaccctgatCAAACGCTTCGTTACCAAATGAACCTTGGTTAGGTCATGCAACATATCTTGGTGCAACCGCTAATGCTTTCCGGCGTCGGTCTTATGGAGAGCCCAAGAGTTCCTctaaacacaaaaggacagaaAGTATGCGGATTCCATTGGTGTCGGGGAGGGGGAAAAGATCCAAATCATGTAATTTGACACAATATCATTTGCCAATGAATCGTACTTCATTAGAGTCATAGTCTAATAAAGTACGATTTATTGGCCGTGATCGACTTTTACTATACTTTGCGTTTTCAAAATTTTAAACACAGGTTTTCAGAAGGAGAAATTGGAAATGTCAACAGCAACCGCTTATTGTGATCAACAATTTAATTTTGTTCATTAATTTATGTATTTCAAAAATTATATTCCCTGTGTTGGTGACGCAATGGCAGTCGGCAAGGCATCAAACCGACTGGCCAATCACAGGCTCCTCCAGCGTGCATCACTTCCGGATTGACTCGCCATGCTTGTTGTGGGTCCCTTCATGTACACGTTTTTCCGAAGTTAAagtgagtttttaaaaatatatatattattcaGTTGTTTCACAGAATGCGGAAAACCTGTTGAGTGATGTAGTGTATTTAATTTCCTTTGTCATTGATAAGATGTCTGAGCTTTCATATTTCTCACTAGAGTACGAGTGCCGCATGTTGTAGCATATTCGTGGGGTCTTTTAGTAAAAtctaatcccccccccaacagataCATATACTAATGGCTAAAaacaaatcatcaaaacaaCTTATAATTCCACccaagaggaagaagagttcCTCTACTAGCGATATTCATGAAGAGGTCATGATGGACACTaaagcaaaaaggaaaagaaagatggAATTGGAGGTTAGTACAATACACAAATTTTTAATGTACTCTCATGTACCAAATGAAACATATATAACAtaaattgtttttaatgaattcagGAGGCCCCAAAACAGATTCCAAGTGACATAGTTCAAGCGGATGCtagaaagcagaaaaaggaaacaaaatcaAAGAGGAAACAAACTGAACACAGACAGAGGGTGAATAAATTGGAGGTAAGACTTTGTAAAACATGGATGTTTCCACAATATTCCCATCATTGCGTCTGCCTTTTTCATTGATAACAATAATGTCCCATGTACAAAAACATTGTGCTTTTTTAGGATTCTTTACTTTGTGCTAATCAAATTGCGTctctatttttaaatgaatgtcaGAGTTGGACTGTGCTGATTGATTTGGACTGTTTTTGCATGATGCATAAAAACCTGGCTTTCCAGTTGCTTCATAACTGAAAGACATTCTTGAGACTGACCTGCGCAGCATAGCACATGTTCTGTTCCTCCGTTGGAGAAAAGCCCTGAGTTTATCCTGGAAAGTCTCCCCGAGGAAGCTGTAGATGAGTGGGTTGAGGCAGCTGTTCGAAAAGGCTGCCAACCTGACGGCATGACCCGTCAGTGGGTAACCCTGCCACAGCGTGCCACCGTCTGTATCACCCCTTAGAAGTTGAACACTTGTGAACACATTCTTCGGGAGCCAGCAGAGAAAGAAGACTAGTACAGCTGCTGAGATCATCCTGAGGGCTTTCTGTCTGCGAGGCTTCTTCTGAGGATTCCCTTGCACCCACTCACTCCGCACAAGCACCTGTGCTATTCTCCAGTAGCACAAACCCAGTATGCAGAAAGGCAACAAGAATCCCAGCGTCACCTCCAGCCACTGAatctgtgtgacatttacaaaacAGAAATGGAGTTCTCCAGCATGTTGTATTTGAGCTATAGCGAAAGGAAAGAGGGTGAACAAGGAGGAGGACACCCAGAtcaggcagcagctgaagcGTGGATGGGACATGCTGCGACCCATGAAGCCAGTCAGTGCGACGAACCGATCAAAGCTCATCCAGGTTAAAAAGAAGACGCTGCTGTACATGTTTGCTTGCTGGAAAAGATTCATGAAGGTGCAGAGGCCGATCATGTCATAGTAGCCCTGTTTCAGGTTAAACACCTCGATGAGGGAGTCGGCAACAAGGACCAGATCAGCCACAGCCAGGTTCACAAAGTAGAGGTCCGGGCCAGACAGGCGACCCTCGTTGGCCAGGTTGACCGCCAATATGACAATATTCCCAATGAAGCCAATGGGGAAAAGGAATATGGTGTAGAggccagacaggaagagactaATTACGTAATGTTCGTGATTTTCAGAAGGTGCCTGAAGAAGGTCCGAGACAACTTTTGCTAGTGTGTGATTTATCTGTACAGTCAAATTATCTTCAGCGTTGACTCGATAGTTCCCGTGCATGGTCATGTCTGTAGCCCAGGCTTCTGGGTATCAGGGTGACTTGATTCTGTTAGATTTTAGATCCATCTCTGATTTTCGTTGATGTATTGTGGAGTCACTGGCCACTTGTGCTGGATGGAAACAAGTTTACAGGCAAAGTTATGGCATATATAAGGTGAATTTAAGTTCATTAACAGTCTGCTGGTACATAGGACAGAAGCCAGAATCTACATTAACATCATAGTTTAAGGCTTTTTAGTAAATACATTTAACTAGAGGCTACAGTAATACTAGAGCTTTGTAAGGTATGTATTTCCAATACATGGCCATTAATGTCATATACACTTACCTTAAACACAAGGGTTTTCTTAGACATCATGGCACTCCATCTGATCTTGCTTGTTCTAACAGTCGTAGTGATGAACGTAGGTGTCACAGTACAACTACATATGTGCTGTGGTACAACCCACCGTTTACAGTGCAAAACAAATGCCTCTATGCACACCAAATCATATCTTCGTAGCCAAATGCGATAAGCTCCTTTGCATAGTAAACTTAAGTAGCCAGAGCAGTCAGATGTATTCAACTTATACTTTGtgtcatattttttttaaatttcagaaaCATTAAGTTGTATCAGGGAGGTAGCCGAC includes these proteins:
- the h3f3d gene encoding H3 histone, family 3D, with translation MARTKQTARKSTGGKAPRKQLATKAARKSAPSTGGVKKPHRYRPGTVALREIRRYQKSTELLIRKLPFQRLVREIAQDFKTDLRFQSAAIGALQEASEAYLVGLFEDTNLCAIHAKRVTIMPKDIQLARRIRGERA
- the LOC130526462 gene encoding G-protein coupled estrogen receptor 1-like, with amino-acid sequence MTMHGNYRVNAEDNLTVQINHTLAKVVSDLLQAPSENHEHYVISLFLSGLYTIFLFPIGFIGNIVILAVNLANEGRLSGPDLYFVNLAVADLVLVADSLIEVFNLKQGYYDMIGLCTFMNLFQQANMYSSVFFLTWMSFDRFVALTGFMGRSMSHPRFSCCLIWVSSSLFTLFPFAIAQIQHAGELHFCFVNVTQIQWLEVTLGFLLPFCILGLCYWRIAQVLVRSEWVQGNPQKKPRRQKALRMISAAVLVFFLCWLPKNVFTSVQLLRGDTDGGTLWQGYPLTGHAVRLAAFSNSCLNPLIYSFLGETFQDKLRAFLQRRNRTCAMLRRSVSRMSFSYEATGKPGFYASCKNSPNQSAQSNSDIHLKIETQFD